One Sandaracinaceae bacterium genomic window carries:
- the rfbB gene encoding dTDP-glucose 4,6-dehydratase, whose product MNIVVTGGAGFIGANFLNLLVPRHPEHRFVNVDKLTYAANPKSLAALEQGDNYVLERVDIADADAVDRVFEEHAPDLVVHFAAESHVDRSILGPGEFVRTNVEGTFTLLEACRRHWAGKMDGKLFHHVSTDEVYGSLGATGMFTEETRYDPSSPYSASKAASDHLVRAWGRTYGLPFKLTNCSNNYGPLQFPEKLIPLMILNALERKKLPIYGTGENVRDWLYVTDHCEAIWAVIQKGATGETYNIGGHNEVMNLDVVDRICQLVAEQTEASHEELLGLKEFVKDRPGHDMRYAIDASKIEKELGWTPSETFETGMRKTVRWYLDHADWVRDVRSGAYKDWIEANYGDREDS is encoded by the coding sequence ATGAACATCGTGGTCACCGGAGGCGCCGGCTTCATCGGCGCGAACTTCCTCAACCTGCTCGTGCCTCGGCACCCCGAGCACCGCTTCGTCAACGTCGACAAGCTCACCTACGCGGCGAACCCCAAGAGCCTCGCCGCGCTCGAGCAGGGTGACAACTACGTGCTCGAGCGGGTGGACATCGCCGACGCGGACGCGGTGGACCGGGTGTTCGAGGAGCACGCCCCCGATCTCGTCGTGCACTTCGCGGCCGAGAGTCACGTCGACCGGAGCATCCTCGGGCCGGGGGAGTTCGTCCGGACCAACGTCGAGGGCACCTTCACGTTGCTCGAGGCCTGTCGGCGCCACTGGGCCGGCAAGATGGACGGCAAGCTCTTCCATCACGTCAGCACCGACGAGGTCTACGGCTCGCTCGGCGCGACGGGCATGTTCACCGAGGAGACGCGGTACGATCCGTCGAGCCCCTACTCCGCGAGCAAGGCGGCGAGCGACCATCTCGTGCGCGCGTGGGGCCGCACCTACGGGCTGCCGTTCAAGCTGACCAACTGCAGCAACAACTACGGCCCGCTGCAGTTCCCCGAGAAGCTCATCCCGCTGATGATCCTCAACGCGCTCGAGCGGAAGAAGCTCCCCATCTACGGGACGGGCGAGAACGTCCGCGACTGGCTCTACGTGACCGATCACTGCGAGGCCATCTGGGCCGTCATCCAGAAGGGCGCGACCGGGGAGACCTACAACATCGGCGGCCACAACGAGGTGATGAACCTCGACGTGGTCGACCGCATCTGTCAGCTGGTGGCGGAGCAGACCGAGGCCAGCCACGAGGAGCTGCTCGGGCTCAAGGAGTTCGTCAAGGACCGCCCCGGCCACGACATGCGCTACGCGATCGACGCCTCCAAGATCGAAAAGGAGCTGGGCTGGACGCCGTCCGAGACCTTCGAGACCGGCATGCGCAAGACCGTGCGCTGGTACCTCGACCACGCGGACTGGGTTCGCGACGTCCGGAGCGGGGCCTACAAGGACTGGATCGAGGCCAACTACGGCGATCGGGAGGACAGCTGA